In Pyrus communis chromosome 11, drPyrComm1.1, whole genome shotgun sequence, the sequence aaaaaaaaaaacaaaacaaaacctttcGTCCCTTCCACCCCCCatctccccttctctctctccccatcttcatcttcttccttgcttaatcttcaaataaaaaaaaataaaaaaaaatttgaaaacccgtCAACCCCCAACTCCtccgaagaggaagaagaaaaagaaggagaaggaggaagaagaagaagaagaagaagaagaagaatagaaaaaaataaaataaaatttgaaaacccatcaacccccaaccccccccgaagaggaagaagaagaagaaaaaccaaaaaaaaaaccccaacccaGTTCGTTCCCCCCCTCctccccacaaaaaaaaaatccaaccccctgcaacctagaaagaaaaagaaggaggcggaagaagaagaggaagaagaagatgaagaaaaaaaaaaatttaacttagATCCCGTTCGCCAGGTTGATTCAGCCGGTGGAGAACCTAGGCGTGGAGAAAATGGGGGTAATGggtgtggatttaaggagtggGGTGTGTAGAGAAGGGAAGATGGTGGGTGCGGGGGAAgataattggtttttttttttttctaggttgcAACAGATAgggggaagaagaggaaagaagatgaagattaaggagaagagagagggcgcAGGGGGGTGGGAAGGGACAAggttttgtgtattttttttttttctttttcctgggtTGCAACAGGTAGGAAGAAGAGAGGGCGCACGGAAGGGGgggaagttttgttttgttattgaagatgggggagaagagagagggcaCACAGAGGggaagttttgtttggtttttttttttttttttttttttaacttttctttattattttaatatttaaaaaatataaaatgatttttttttagtttttaataatattttattaattttttaatagaaagtgtgtcccaaatcaagccacgtcagcatttaactgagaaattaatagaaaaactgacggaggtatgacattggcacaaattcataagatgaggtatgacattgtcattttaaaaaaatgaggtatgaaagtgtcgtgagaccaatagttgaggtagttttttgtattttactttttttttttttgtcaaaatcacttttacaaaaaaaatttaccaaacacttaacaactttattttacaactatttattctcacagcacaacaaaaacaatttttatttttatttttaaagcacaacaataccaaactaacGTCCAATGACATGATGGAATATTTGTAAGtttgaattttagttaataaacgCATATGGTCCAATATCTTAATGGACAAGTTGTTGGGTTTTTACGCATGCATTCCGTTCGAAACTCCCACCTccccaaattattattttttattaaaaaaaattagttaataaACATGTCGTCTTCTGTTGGCTATTGCAagggtgaaattttttattatgacgAGAACACGGAtaatacatcacgtgttttgaTGTAACTGGTAGGAAATTTTActtattaagttattaactttgtaacacacatatctcactgtttgtataatgatatatgatgtaccacctcgtgtgccgattaggggtgggcaaacgggtactATACCTGCAGGGCGAGTCAGGCACATGGGGTTTGGGGCGGGTACAAGGCGGGTCTTAAAATTGTAAAACACAAACGGGACGGGCCGGGGCGGGTTCAAGAAATTAACGGGGCGAGGCGGGTCCAAAAGGCCCAAGAAACAGGGCCTCGGCAGAACCCGTTTCTCCCAAGCCCACTCAATTTTCTGGTCCAAAAGTCCAAGTATTGCGTTGGTTTTGTGCAGTACACTAGTACTTGTATAACATTTCACTTATTTCTTTCACTCATttcacccctttttttttttcactctttctttctttatttttgttttatttttttcactcatttcactttttttttccccactCAGACCCTCTTTTTCTCCATCCCAAGAGACCCACGATCCCCAAACTCCATTAAGGACAAGAAGATTGAGGACTCAATCGAAAGACTGCCATCCAGTGGTTGGACAACAACCAGTTATCGGATGCCGATGAGTTCGAAGACAAGACGGAATTGGAGAGCATCTGCAACCCAATCACAAGGTGAAATTATTTAGGTTTTGTGAActtgaaattttatgttttatctgGGACTTGAAATTATAGatcaatgctttttttttttcccctatttGCAGAACCTTTTGGTCGATGAGTAGGAAGTGGAAATCACAAGGGAATTGATTGAAATTGCTTAGATTTAGAAACCCTAAGGTATTCCCTTTCTTTTATGATGAGAAGGCAAATTGGATTCGTGGGTTTGTATGCaagagttttgtgaaaaccctaatttaatccCTAATTTGCCTTGAGAGTGCATATCTTGCGGTGGTTGTTTTGATGGAACCGCCGATAACGATGTTGTTCGAAGAAGCGAATCTTCGAATGAGGAGAACAAAGAGGAAAGACCACCAGACTTGAGGTGTGAGTGAAAGATTTGGACCCGTGGGGACCCGTAAGAACCGGCACGTTTCAAAAGGGCCGGGTTAGGTCCGGATCCtattttgaaaaatccaaaacctGCCCACCCAGCCCCGTTGTATTTACGAACGAGTCTGGTCCAGTTCCTTCAATTTTGGGCATGTGCCCACCCCTAGTgccgatcacattgaaaaatctatcGTTGCAGGGAAATTTCCGATTAACATGACTTTAGAGAGTAGACTGACTTTAAACATCAATATCAGCAGCCAAGTTTGAAGAGGCTTTCTGTTAACTGGCAAGAAAATGATGCCCTGACCAAATATCTTTGACCGAGGAGCTGCTGAACAATTATTTAAGGTCTGGGAGTTTAGGCATCGTGGACTATGAAGCACAATTATCCCGAGGAAATCGAACAACGATGTCAGAATACCTTCCCGAAGAAATTATAGTCCAAATTCTTCTTAGGCTTCCCGTCAAACCTTTGATTCAGTTCACCTCCGTCTGCAGATCTTGGAACTCCATCATTAAACACACTAGCTTCATCAACGCACACCTCAACcttaaccaaaacaaaaccagCAATAACACCCCTTCCATCCTTCTCAGGCACTGCCCCAAGGACCCCACAGTTGAGCGCTATTCTCTACACTTAGACAATGACTCCTTCCTAGAACACTCAAAGCCACAGCTTCCAGTTCAGAGCTTCATCGAGTGTTTCCGGATTGTGGGCTCGTGCAACGGATTAATTCTCCTCTCCGACGATTACCATGCAGTAACCAACACTTTGATTCTATGGAACCCCTCAATAAGAAAGTTCGTCTCACTTCCAAAGCCTCATGAACCAACCTCCCCATATAATTCTGTTTATGGGTTCGGCTTTGATTCGAAGAAAAATGATTACAAGGTAGTGAGACTGGTGTATCTCCGCCAAGATGATAAAGGCCAAGCTTGCCCTGAAGTTTCGCTTTATTCACTAAATTCAGGGTCTTGGAAAACCATTACAGCAACTGCTCCTAATTATGTCATCGCTCAGACATTTTGGTCTCAAGTTTTTGTCAAGGGAGCCGTGCATTGGATTGCGTCTCATCGAAAAGAAAATGGACTCCGCAATGTGATTTTGTCATTTGATGTGAGTGGTGAAACTTTTAAAGAGATTCAGTTGCCAGAAGATTCACCACGTCAGTTTCACAATATTTCAGCTGCTGGAAAGTCTATTGCTGTGAAGCACTATGAGGAAAATACTCATAGTATTTGGATTATGAGAGAGTATGGGGTGGTGGATTCATGGACAAAGAAATTCTCTATTGATAGAAATGTCACCCCAAATTTCCTCGTTATACAGATTATGGGGTGCAGGAAGAATGGCGAGTTTCTGTTAGAAATGTATGACCATGGAGGGAAGACTGGAAAGTTGGTCTCTCATGATCCTAAGAACAACAGAAATGAATTTCTAGGAATTCATACAGATCCAGGTTATTCATGTATTGAATATTACACGGAGAGCCTAATTTTACTCGATCGAGCGAGTTGATGCACATTCCACGAAGGAGGAAGAAAACGAAGAATCGTTGAAAAGTAGCTAGGTgctttagttttcagttttcatttcgTGATATATTACACTGTATAAATCCTTATTGAATTAGAATATCCCTATATGTGCTTGTCTCTCGATGATGAGATTTTCTGCTCTACTATGGTTGGTAGAGTTTCTATCTGTCCGTATGTGAGTTTAAGAAGGGGGAAAACACAGGGAAAGTTATGTTTGTGCTTGCTATGCTATCTATATTATACACATATATTGATTCAGTAGATTTTTATTCTATGAGTTGTATTAGAAATGAGTGTCGATGCGAATACGACTTCAATCCGGATACTGAATGATGTGTTTTCATTATTGTTGGGGGCTGCATGACAAAGTGGAGCTTATGAACTCATTCCCCTTGGCCATCTCATCAGCTTTGAACTTGGCAATTTCGGCCTTGGTTTCAACCTTGCTAACGTTCTTATTCTTACAATCAATCACCTGTTTTTCTTTGATGATGGCGGAGATGGTGGCAGAGGCGTTGGTTGTGTTAACAATGGTTTTGAGGGTGATGGTAGTGGAAAATGTGGTGGTGCTGGTGGCCATGGTATGGTGGCGTTGGTGATGTTAGTGGTGGACCTGGTGGTGCTGGTAGCGGCGGAGGTGCTTGTGGTTGTGGTGAGACATTGGAGGTGAAAAAGTGGTGGCCATGGGATTGATGGATGtgatggtggtggcggtggtgagatatggtggaggtggtggtcgCCATGGTTGCATGGGCAATGGCAGTTGAGAATGTTGTGGTGGCAATGGTAACAGTGATGGTGGCTTGcatgatttaatttattttagtttttcttaaaactctaactttgttttcaaatgtaTCTTTCTTGTCTTTTCATACTCGAGGTGCTTGAAGTGCTGTGGAAGCATGCAGAATACTGGAGGTGCTTGAAGTGCTGTGGAAGCATGCAGAATACTCGAGGTGCTTTAAGTGCTGCGGAAGCATGCAGAATACTCGAGGTTCTTTAAGTGCTGTGGAAGCACGCATACTCCACCTTTTGCAGAGAAACAGAGGAAGACAATAAAGTGAGAAATCAGAACCGAATAATCTCTGGGGGCGGCGGCGATTCGACCGACTGAAAGTTGCGATTAGCGCAATGGCGGTGACAGAAGGTGATGTTCATACACAAGAAGAGTACTTTGACGTGCTCACCAAAACCGGCCAGAAGACCGGCATTTCCAAGCCCAGGCAAGCAGAgctagtatttttttaattgatttaattattttcttgtaATTTCTGGAAAACAAACGGAAAATATTGTGGAAGGGAATGATATGGATTAAGAAAAGTAAGTGAATCAATTACAATTATCAAGTAAATTGAGCAACTCAATTGACCAATTTAGATAAACTCCAACCCCTGTTTTATTAATGTGTATGTATGTAAATGTTGTGTTTCTGATTTTTAAGAAATTTGTGCTGATAACCCACTAGTTCTGAATGTTTAGATTCAACTGTTTATGTTTGTGGTATAATGAATGTTATTGATGCTCATGTAGGGGAGATGTTCATCGAGACGGGGATTACCATCGAgctgttcatgtgtggattttTGCTGAGAGTACACAAGAGCTGCTTATCCAAAACCGTTACTACTGCAAGGATTCGTGGGCGGGACGGTGGGATATCTCTAGCGCTGGACACATATACGCTGGTGATTCGTCACTTACAACAGCTCGGTACAAAGTTTCATTGCCCCTACCTGTAACATACTTATAGCTTGTACTTACACCCGTTGCTATCTATGAACTGTTGTTTGATAATATATTCGCATTGTTAAAGGTGCATTTACAACCGAATAGTTTTTtttagttgctttttttttgggttaaaactggGAGCTTTCTGAACGGTGGtcactaaaacactaaaacacaaAAATGTATGTTTCAGGAGGGAGCTTCAAGAAGAGCTGGGTATAGTACTTCCAAAGGATGCATTTGAAATGCTATTCGTTTATCTTGAAGAGTGGTCAGTAGGTCAATTCCTTTATTCTGTTGTTGGATATGTATATTTCTTTATCTAACATATTTTATCATAAACtagtttttgtttaaaatattgCTATTACTTGTTACTAGGTCTGCACGTTTAATTTTTCCATTTTGTGTTAAGTTGGAATCTGATGTGCGTAGCTAGACATCTTCGTTGTTATTGTAATCAAGAACAAGTTCTGGAATTGACAGGAGGTAGAAGTGTCACAAAAGTACATATGGAAATCAAATTGATAGAAGACATTGTATATTAATATGTTACATTTTGAATGCAGTGTGATAAATGATGGAAAATTCATTAACAATGAATTCAATGATGTATATTTGGTAACCACTGTGAATCCGATCCCTCTCGAAGCATTTACTCTTCAGGTGAGAAGAAGATCTGTCAGTTACATTCTCTTTAAGGCAGGAAGTATGGCCATAAGAATTATTGATCGTTCTTAGAAATAGTTCAAAGACGAGGGGTGAAAATTAGTAAACTATGAAGATGATTTTTTGATATTCGTTGCTATGTGCCTATGTAGCCATAGAAATTCTCACGAGTATCTGAACATCTTTGCATTTCTGTTTAATGACAGGAAACGGAAGTCTCTGCTGTTAAATATATTTCTTATGAGGACTACAGAAACTTACTTGCTAAAGAAGACCCTGATTTCTTCCCCTACGACGTAAATGGGCAATATGGTCAGCTTTTTGACATAATTGCACGGAGGTATGCAGTTAATAGTAGATCAATATGTTcataaatttgaaaacagaAAGACATGCCATATCTCCCTATCAAGTTCAAATTTCTTGGATATTCGCTACTTTCTTATGTCTGTTATTTcatattaaatttaataaaggTACAAGGAGAACACTATAGGTCGAAGTTTAACACTACAAAAGCAACTCCAACGTTATGCTCCTGTTACCCTCAGTGCCGAGGTTAGTTCCCTGTAGTCAATTCTTGCATCTGTTAGTCTTTTTGTAAATTATTTCTTTAGtttattcctttttcttctctacTTCATTTGATTTAGACTATTCTGTCATGTTGCAATGGTTATAAGTTTTTGTCTGAAGTTGGAAAGGCAAAATGATCATAAGATTTTGCTTCATCCTGAGTTGCCAAGAAGCTTCATCTTTTGTTTTAGCGATTGGGATTAATTTGCTTACGCCGAAATCTGCATTTGACTTTTTTGGTTGCACTGTGTCTGGGTGATGTGAATTATGAATTCTATAGGTATTATTTCATGTGCATACTGCAGAAAAGGCATGCAAGGGCTTTCAAAGGCATTGAGCTCCTTTTGTAAACCTTGTGGTTATTGAATTTGTTCATTCCATCCAATATTCTGGGGATACAAATGATTTCTTGGCGAGTATTTATGGGCTGCATACTGTTCTTTCCACTTTCTGTAATTTGTACAACCAGTACATGCAAACTGTGCAAACAAATTTTAAAGTTGAGTAAAAGTACAAGAACCTTTCTTGTCTAAAAGGTGAACACGGAACAGTATTATTACAGATATTTAAGCAAATGGTGTAATTTGTTTTGTCgtatttctatttaaacttCGTGTCTAGAATATAGGATATTATACACTTTTGATGTTGAAGTTCCTTTCCCCCACTTTCCCATATTTTGTAATTTGTTGGTGTCCTTCCGTCTTCTTTTAGTTGGTTGGGTCCTTGAAGTTAAGTTCGgcatattttgtttctttgttgcaGTTAACAGGTCTTACAGAGGCAGACAGGGAGGCCCTGGTGTTACTAACTAAGGCTGCAGCAATTATAGATCAAATCTTTTACCTTCAGGTTGTATAGACTTGTACAGAAGTACATGCATAGTTAAATAACTAAGCAGACACTCCGATCTGTGTATTTGCGCTGTTAGGCTATTCTGAATCTCTGATGCATAATGATCATTGATATGCATGAAAACCATGATGTGTGATGCTGTTTCATGGTACATCTGACTATCATCAGTCGTGTGCATCTGCACACTCATATGTTGGAACATATTTTGCACTATAATTTACTATTTCACACGAAAGTAAAAATGCACTAATGAGCTAGGCTGTATGAAATATCTTGTAATTTTCATGTGTTGCAGCTAGTTTGTCACGcgca encodes:
- the LOC137709364 gene encoding F-box protein At3g07870-like, which encodes MSEYLPEEIIVQILLRLPVKPLIQFTSVCRSWNSIIKHTSFINAHLNLNQNKTSNNTPSILLRHCPKDPTVERYSLHLDNDSFLEHSKPQLPVQSFIECFRIVGSCNGLILLSDDYHAVTNTLILWNPSIRKFVSLPKPHEPTSPYNSVYGFGFDSKKNDYKVVRLVYLRQDDKGQACPEVSLYSLNSGSWKTITATAPNYVIAQTFWSQVFVKGAVHWIASHRKENGLRNVILSFDVSGETFKEIQLPEDSPRQFHNISAAGKSIAVKHYEENTHSIWIMREYGVVDSWTKKFSIDRNVTPNFLVIQIMGCRKNGEFLLEMYDHGGKTGKLVSHDPKNNRNEFLGIHTDPGYSCIEYYTESLILLDRAS